The sequence ggtggagaaGAGAAGCCCTAGTATGGTCCATGGTCTATGCCAAGTTCTGGGCCTCTCCAGAGTGGCTTCCCTGCCCCTTCCTTAGGCTCAAGGGTTTGTCTAGCCTGGGGCAGTAAGGGGAGCCATGGGAAAGGAAGGAGCCAGAAGCTGTGAGCCACTAAGATGTGCTTGACACCAGGCCCGAAGATCCTGGCTCCATCTACTGTCAATATCCTAGACTCCCTGTTCCCTCCTGCTCAGCTCCTGCTAGCAGCCCCCTAAGCCGGGACTCATCCCCATGGGGTTCAAGCATTCACCTCCACCACTTCACTCAGGAACTTTCTACCGAGTGTTTAGATGTGCCCGGTGCTGGGCTCCAGCGGTCAACAAAGTCCCCATTGTCATCTGGAGGTTCTACTCTAGTGGCACTTACTCGCTGTGTGACCCTAAGCAAGGAACTTGACCTTTCTGAGCCCATTTCTGCATGTGATCACAGTAACACCCACTCTGGAACCATGGTGGGGATTTAACGAGTCACCGTTGTCACAGGTGCTTGTACAGCACAGGATCTGGCCTGGAGGAGGTGCTCCAGGGAATAGTAGCCTAAAAACGGGGTGCCCTTAAGCCTCCACCCAGCTCTGTGATAACATCGGTGGCCCACAGCCCCGACTTTGGGGCAGGGAGGCCTGGTGAGCACTGGAAGTGACATAAGCCTCTGAGTGGTCAATGTCAGGTGTGCTGTCTGATCCTGAGTGCTCTATGAAGGGGGAGACTGGAGGCTGTGCTCTTGTTTCTCTGTTCCCAATGAGGGTGGTGGGTGAATGATGGCAGAGACCGAGTCCACTTAGCTCTGTGTTTTCTGGAAGTACTTTTCTTCTGGTAGATGCCTGGTGGGAGCGGGGGGGATGGACGTTGCATCCACCTGTCATTTAATCCTGGAAATAGCTCCCACCCCTGCTCCTGGGTTTGGAATTGTCCCCatgtttcagatgaggaaaaatgACGGCTTGAAAGGTGAAGCCCCTCGAGatgtggctgagctgggattggAAGCCCAGCCTGCCCAGCCCACGAGCCgtgttctttcctccttcctgaccTATTTCAGCTGGGTCCCACCGCAAACTCAGATGGACCGCATCAGCTCTCCCTTTCTCATCTGGGCCTCAGATGCAGAAAGGCTTAGCGTAGGCGGTATTGCTGGGGGCAGAAGCGCCTtcgggaagggtgggaacagaagAGGGTGGCAGGCGGTGCTCTGTGCCTGGAGACCCCTACCCCCTGCCTGTCACCCCAGGATGAGTACGAGGAGTTGGATATCATCCACAAGGAGGAGAAGCTGCAGCTGGAGGAGCTGAAGAGACGGCATGACGTGCTGGTGGAAGAGTTCTCCCAGATCCAGGCCGAGCAGGAGATCAACACCAAGAAGAGGCTGGAAGCCGAGCAGGAGATGGTGCACATGGTGCGGGCTGCCATGCTCATCCAGGCCCTGTGGAGGGGCTACCTGGTCCGCTCCATGCTCAGGTCCAAGAAGAGGAAGTGGAGCAAGAGCAGAGGGAAGAAGGACAAGGGCAAGGGCAAGAAATGagtccctcccccagcctgcccAGACCCCTGCCCTCACCAAGATCTTACCTCTCACTCAAGAGCCGGCCTGGAAGCCCCTGGGATGTGGAGCCCTGCGATTCATGGCCTTaacactttttcaaaattaaaaacccttTTAAACCACAGCCTACAAATAAACTTCACTTTACCCAGGGCCATTGGGTGCGTGTCCATGCTGCAGGTGCCGTTTCCACGAGGGGAACACACAGGCTGGGTGTCAGCACGTAACCATTCCTTCCTTTAGCCTCGCTGGGAAGCTGGACCTTGGGCTGCATCTCCCCCGGTCCCAGCCCAGAAGCTGCCATGACTGCGATGGACACATCACCCACCAGGACAGCTGGGTGTGGGTCACAGCTGCCCACAGGGGAGGGCGGGGCAGGCAGAGAActccaggaggaagagggagggtttCAGGCTGCACTCTGCCCCTGCTCTGGATATCAATTTGCCCACAACCTCTCCCTGGTTTAGCACCGTGAAAGCTCAGGGGTCCTGAGGTCATAAACCAGCAACCTCACATTAGCCTTATTTGGTGTCCAGGTAGttgaagaatatattttttaattcactactggtgtttttttttaagtctttattgaatttgttacaatactgcttctgttttatgttttggttctttggccgtgaggcatgtgggatcttagctccctggccagggatccaacccgcactccctgcactggaaggcaaagtcttaaccactggaccaccaaggaaatcCCCACTGCcggcatttaaaaaatcagaggcTACTGCTTAAAAATGACTTTTCTGGAAAAATCTCATCATCCAGATAGCCCGGGCCTGCGTGTCTTCTAAAGGTGAGGAGCGCCCCCTTTGGGTGGCAGACAGGTTGTCCCAGTCGCCACCACTCCCAATTGTCTTCCAGCCATCATGGCCTCAGCGTCAGTCACCCCTTATCATCATACTTGGGCGGTTGCTTCCCTTTTTTAGTACAGTTTGGAGGAAAGAGGTATTTGTGGCCAATGTCTACTAAAACATAGGGGCAAGGGATAAAGGCAAATGAGAGCTGAATGTTTCAAGTAAAACTGAGGAGGGAGGGAACTAATTCTTTGCAAGAGTTCTAGGAAATTTAAACACCCTACATGTTTAAAATGCTGTCTGTGCCAAGAGCATGGCTCGCTTGCGTCCCTCACGGCCCACCGGAGCCGTGTAGGCGTCTGAATGTGCGCCCCTGGTCCTAGGCACTGTTGGTCCCTCCCAGACTGTTCCCCGGGAGTGTCTGCTCTTCCCTTCCCCAAAGGTGGAGGCACAGAACCAAAGATGTGGCTTCCAGCTGGCCTCTCTGGAATCCCGGTGCTTCCTGGAGGTGCAATCCACCAGGATGCTGGGATTCTGGGTGCAGCTCCATCAGAACAAAGGCTTTGCTGTTCCTCCTGAGGGGCCTGACCCAGGATGGTGCAGGGCAGGAGGCAGGCGGGCCCTGACCACTTAGGCTTCCTTCCCGAGTGCTCTCCAGGTGCCATGTGGAACTTTCTGGTCTTCTTGGACCCCTCAAAGTCCAAGCAAATCCTAgtcactgtgggtttttttttttttacggtaggAAAtgtatatcatatacatatatatatacatatgatttcAAAACAAGTCAACTATAGCCCATATTCTGAGCTCAGGAAGAATCAGCTAACCCCCCAATTAGTGGTATTAGCTAGAAACCAACACAGGAGGATTAGTTGCCCACCTGCCACTGTCATGATTGCTATGTTATTTACCTTTGTTATTTAAATCAACTCAGACCTAACACTGGCCtttatcctaaggaaaaaatTAGCAAAACTCACGGCTTCGATGAGCTGATATatttaatacatgaaaataaatacatgactattaaaattttaaatgtccacCCACATATCACCTTGTGTTCCCTGCTGGTCCACATACTGTGCCTGGGAAAATTCCTGAGGCGTCCAGACTCAGCTGGAAACTCATCCTGAGCAGAAGCTTGGCttgaagggagggagaaggaaccCTCCGGGTTGGCGATCATACCATTTATTCACACTTGGTGGCGAGACAATGTTGTGGGTGTGATGGAGAGAGTGGGGGGACCCTCCCGGGGGACACCCCTGGGTTGGCACTGATATGCCGTGTGGCTATGACAACTTGAAACAGGGATCTCCAGAGGCGGCCCTCATATCCACACCAGCGGCAAAAGCAGGGAGCAACCAGAGGTTGTCAGAAGAAAGGGCGGCACTGCCCACCCTCTCTCTGTCTGCCCCCAGGAGTGCTTTGCCAATGCCTGGTGGTCTCCCCAAAGGCCCGCCCACCAGTGCCATCCTCTGAAACTCTGCCCTTTGCTGTGACCCCATGGGCAAACCTGCAGAAAGGACCAAGAAATTCATTTCCAAGGTGGCTTTGGTTTCTGGATGGCTCCGCCTCGTCGGGGGGTAACTGGCACTGAAACACTGACTGAATGAGCCCTGGGAGTCACCAGGGGGCTCCGGAAGGTCACTCCTGACGGGGAAGGTCTGGGATCTCGAGGCCCATTTGTGCAGGGGgtactggtgggtgggtgactcgtGCTGGGGACATTAAGGTGGGTGAGGGAATAAGAACGCTCCCGCCTCGGAGGGCGTGGAGAGTCTAACCCGTCCACGGACAACCTCCGGGAATCTGCCACCACCCCGCGCTCTGTCTTTGAGGGACTAGCTGGGTGAATGGCTCGCACTGGAGTCTCCCTGGGGCGGGGTGAGTGGCTGCCCCTAGGGGTAGCTGGGGGTGTCCAGAAGAGGGCATGGAGCTTTGCAGCATCCCCCTTCGCCATCCACGAGGCCTCCCAGCCGGCGCCCTCAGGTCGGGAGCCAAAGAGCGACTCATCGCAGTAAGAAGGAGTGTGGCCAATCAGTCTGGCAAGGGAAGAGAAACAGTGAGCTGGGGAAATAAACCCTAAAAACCTTGCCCAACCCCACCCGCACCCCCTGCcaggcagctgcagcagcagagggTTGCCTACAGGTCCCAGAAGTCCTTGTCTCCCAGCCTGGCACCTGCAGCGAGGCCACAGCCCTCATGTACCACTacccccatctctgccatttTTCCCCTGCCAAGTACCCAGTCCCCCTGcatcctgccccaccccacccccactccctggCATGTGCCCCAGGCCAGGCCAGTTTGCATATCCCATCCTCCTGACCACACTGATTGGCTCAGGAATAACCACATGACCCATTCTGCACCATAAGGGTCTGCCTTAGGACCTTTGCAGAAACTACTAGGAGAGAAGTGTTTTTCTTCCACCTAGCCCTGAAGAACTGGCAGGATATAAGGGCTAAGCGCCAGTGGCCATCTCCCCTGGGATGTGTAGGGGAAAGCTGCactaaaacagagacaaaatccCAAGAACGTTTTGAGCCCCTGTTATATGAGCCCCaaatgtcctttttctgctgAAGCCAGTTTGGGTAAGtcttctgtcacttgcaaccaagagTCCTGATTAATATAACCTTAGTCTTTATagcttt is a genomic window of Lagenorhynchus albirostris chromosome 14, mLagAlb1.1, whole genome shotgun sequence containing:
- the RITA1 gene encoding RBPJ-interacting and tubulin-associated protein 1 isoform X3 translates to MQTLHVQHRCRGSCRVKVRPSYVDETLFGSPAGTQPTPPAFDPPWMGKANRTRGVGTGASQASGANGSCETTSSRDKTLTLAPRKKNKYRLIGHTPSYCDESLFGSRPEGAGWEASWMAKGDAAKLHALFWTPPATPRGSHSPRPRETPVRAIHPASPSKTERGVVADSRRLSVDGLDSPRPPRRERSYSLTHLNVPSTSHPPTSTPCTNGPRDPRPSPSGVTFRSPLVTPRAHSVSVSVPVTPRRGGAIQKPKPPWK
- the RITA1 gene encoding RBPJ-interacting and tubulin-associated protein 1 isoform X1 encodes the protein MVATVTTFHRETWKQGLAGRAHLLSPRTVNSVKTPVELAVSGMQTLHVQHRCRGSCRVKVRPSYVDETLFGSPAGTQPTPPAFDPPWMGKANRTRGVGTGASQASGANGSCETTSSRDKTLTLAPRKKNKYRLIGHTPSYCDESLFGSRPEGAGWEASWMAKGDAAKLHALFWTPPATPRGSHSPRPRETPVRAIHPASPSKTERGVVADSRRLSVDGLDSPRPPRRERSYSLTHLNVPSTSHPPTSTPCTNGPRDPRPSPSGVTFRSPLVTPRAHSVSVSVPVTPRRGGAIQKPKPPWK
- the RITA1 gene encoding RBPJ-interacting and tubulin-associated protein 1 isoform X2; translation: MLRETWKQGLAGRAHLLSPRTVNSVKTPVELAVSGMQTLHVQHRCRGSCRVKVRPSYVDETLFGSPAGTQPTPPAFDPPWMGKANRTRGVGTGASQASGANGSCETTSSRDKTLTLAPRKKNKYRLIGHTPSYCDESLFGSRPEGAGWEASWMAKGDAAKLHALFWTPPATPRGSHSPRPRETPVRAIHPASPSKTERGVVADSRRLSVDGLDSPRPPRRERSYSLTHLNVPSTSHPPTSTPCTNGPRDPRPSPSGVTFRSPLVTPRAHSVSVSVPVTPRRGGAIQKPKPPWK